The following are encoded in a window of Sorex araneus isolate mSorAra2 chromosome 11, mSorAra2.pri, whole genome shotgun sequence genomic DNA:
- the ADRA2A gene encoding alpha-2A adrenergic receptor, producing the protein MFRQEQPLAEGSFTPMGSLQPDAGNSSWNGTEAPGGGARATPYSLQVTLTLVCLAGLLMLLTVFGNVLVIIAVFTSRALKAPQNLFLVSLASADILVATLVIPFSLANEVMGYWYFGRLWCEIYLALDVLFCTSSIVHLCAISLDRYWSITQAIEYNLKRTPRRIKAIIVTVWVISAIISFPPLISLDKGSGGGGGGGQAHAEPRCEINDQMWYVISSCIGSFFAPCLIMILVYVRIYQIAKRRTRVPPSRRGPDPAAANATAATAAPPGGAERRPNGLGPEHGVLGPGGAEAEPLPTQLNGGPGEPAAAGLRDADALDLEESSSSEHAERPPGSRRSERGPRAPGKARAGHGKPGDSLSRRGPGAGGCAAPATGAADERGGVAKASRWRGRQNREKRFTFVLAVVIGVFVVCWFPFFFTYTLTAVGCSVPRTLFKFFFWFGYCNSSLNPVIYTIFNHDFRRAFKKILCRGDRKRIV; encoded by the coding sequence ATGTTCCGCCAGGAGCAGCCGCTGGCCGAGGGCAGCTTCACGCCCATGGGCTCCCTGCAGCCGGACGCGGGCAACTCGAGCTGGAATGGGACAGAGGCGCCCGGGGGCGGCGCCCGGGCCACCCCCTACTCCCTTCAGGTGACGCTGACGTTGGTGTGCCTGGCCGGCCTGCTCATGCTGCTCACCGTGTTCGGCAACGTGCTGGTCATCATCGCCGTGTTCACCAGCCGCGCGCTCAAGGCGCCCCAAAACCTCTTCTTGGTGTCGCTGGCCTCGGCCGACATCCTGGTGGCCACGCTTGTCATCCCCTTCTCGCTGGCCAACGAGGTCATGGGCTACTGGTACTTCGGCAGGCTGTGGTGCGAGATCTACCTGGCGCTCGACGTGCTCTTCTGCACCTCGTCCATCGTGCACCTGTGCGCCATCAGCCTGGACCGCTACTGGTCCATCACGCAGGCCATCGAGTACAACCTGAAGCGCACGCCGCGCCGCATCAAGGCCATCATCGTCACCGTGTGGGTCATCTCGGCCATCATCTCCTTCCCGCCGCTCATCTCCCTCGACaagggcagcggcggcggcggcggcggcgggcaggcGCACGCCGAGCCCCGGTGCGAGATCAACGACCAGATGTGGTACGTCATCTCGTCGTGCATCGGCTCCTTCTTCGCGCCCTGCCTCATCATGATCCTGGTCTACGTGCGCATCTACCAGATTGCCAAGCGCCGCACCCGCGTGCCGCCCAGCCGCCGCGGCCCGGACCCCGCCGCAGCCAACGccaccgccgccaccgccgcgcCGCCGGGGGGCGCCGAGCGCCGGCCCAACGGCCTGGGCCCGGAGCACGGCGTGCTGGGCCCAGGGGGCGCCGAGGCCGAGCCGCTGCCCACGCAGCTCAACGGGGGCCCGGGCGAGCCGGCGGCCGCCGGGCTGCGCGACGCCGACGCGCTGGACCTCGAGGAGAGCTCGTCGTCCGAGCACGCCGAGCGGCCCCCGGGCTCCCGGCGCTCGGAGCGcggcccccgggccccgggcaAGGCCCGGGCGGGCCACGGTAAGCCGGGGGACAGCCTGTCCCGGCGcggcccgggggccgggggctgcgcgGCGCCGGCCACCGGGGCGGCCGACGAGCGCGGCGGGGTGGCCAAAGCGTCGCGCTGGCGCGGGCGGCAGAACCGCGAGAAGCGCTTCACGTTCGTGCTGGCCGTGGTCATCGGCGTGTTCGTGGTGTGCTGGTTCCCCTTCTTCTTCACCTACACGCTCACGGCCGTCGGCTGCTCCGTGCCGCGCACGCTCTTCAAGTTCTTCTTCTGGTTCGGCTACTGCAACAGCTCGCTGAACCCGGTCATCTACACCATCTTCAACCACGACTTCCGCCGCGCCTTCAAGAAGATCCTCTGTCGGGGGGACAGGAAGCGCATCGTGTGA